Proteins from a genomic interval of Lycium ferocissimum isolate CSIRO_LF1 chromosome 2, AGI_CSIRO_Lferr_CH_V1, whole genome shotgun sequence:
- the LOC132046403 gene encoding peroxidase 64-like: MSSSSALILFSSLLIFSLIYSHGNALSSNYYESTCPQVEDIVTQVVTAASKKDKTVPAALLRMHFHDCFIRGCDASVLLNSKKNTAEKDGPPNVSLHAFYVIDSAKKVIEALCPGIVSCADILAFAARDSVVISGGPFWDVPKGRKDGRTSQASETRQLPAPTFNISQLQQSFSQRGLSLEDLVALSGGHTLGFSHCSSFTNRIHNFNTTHDVDPTLHPSVAATLKGICPLKNRAKNAGIPMDPSSTTFDNTYYKLILQQKSLFSSDQALLSIPKTKSLVSEFASSKEAFFKAFANSMIKMSSINGGQGVRRDCRVAN; the protein is encoded by the exons ATGTCATCCTCTTCTGCATTAATCTTGTTCAGCTCATTGCTAATTTTCTCATTAATTTATTCTCATGGAAATGCACTTAGTTCAAATTACTATGAGAGCACATGCCCTCAAGTTGAAGATATTGTCACACAAGTTGTCACTGCAGCATCAAAGAAGGACAAAACTGTCCCTGCTGCCCTTCTAAGGATGCACTTCCATGATTGTTTCATAAGG GGGTGCGACGCTTCAGTGTTACTGAACTCCAAGAAAAACACTGCAGAAAAAGATGGCCCTCCTAATGTTtctttgcatgctttctatgtTATTGATAGTGCAAAGAAAGTCATTGAAGCCCTTTGCCCTGGCATAGTCTCCTGTGCTGATATCTTAGCCTTTGCTGCCAGAGATTCTGTTGTCATT TCTGGTGGACCTTTCTGGGACGTGCCTAAAGGAAGAAAAGATGGAAGAACATCACAAGCCAGTGAAACTAGACAATTGCCAGCTCCCACTTTCAACATATCCCAACTTCAACAGAGCTTCTCTCAAAGAGGATTATCACTGGAAGACCTTGTTGCTCTCTCAG GTGGACACACATTAGGTTTCTCTCATTGTTCATCTTTCACCAACAGGATACACAACTTCAATACCACCCATGATGTTGACCCAACATTACATCCATCTGTGGCTGCAACTTTAAAGGGCATTTGTCCACTGAAAAACAGGGCTAAAAATGCTGGAATTCCCATGGATCCTTCCTCAACGACATTCGACAATACATATTACAAGTTAATTCTTCAGCAAAAGAGCCTGTTCTCTTCAGACCAAGCTTTGCTCAGTATTCCTAAGACAAAAAGTCTGGTTTCTGAATTTGCTAGCTCAAAAGAAGCTTTCTTTAAGGCCTTTGCTAATTCCATGATTAAAATGAGCAGCATAAATGGAGGTCAAGGGGTCAGAAGGGACTGTAGGGTAGCTAATTAA